The following nucleotide sequence is from Poseidonibacter antarcticus.
TTTTATACTATCTCTTGCAACTGTTGAAGCAAAGGGTGCATGAATATGAAATTTTAATTTACTTGACTCTTTTTCTGCAGGAAAATAAATTGAAACTTTCCCATTGATAGGAATTGTAATTTCTCGTTGAGTTTTTTCATCTACTTCTAATTTGAAAGCTGTTGATACAAATAATGTCTCGCTATTTGGTAAGTACTTTTTAAATCTCAACCATTTAGAGGATGTTTTCTTATATTGGTTTGATATAAAAACTCTCTCTGGAGTTATTTCTTCTCTTGCTAATGTATTACTTTTATCATCATGACGATATATAATCTTTTGAATATTATTTAAAAATAAAAGAGTATTGTCCTGAATATTTAATAGTCCTTTTTGTATTTCAGAAAATGCATTAGTTTTACTCTTTTGAATATTATTAAATGGAAATATCATAATTGTTATAGATGAATCATGCCTATCTAAAGGAGTGATTTCTATTGGAACTACAAGATCATTAATTTCAAAATTATATTTCCCAGAATAGATTTTGGGACTGTTTGTATATGTAAATACAGCTTTAAAACCAACTCCAAATTTTCCTATCTTATTAATATCATTTGCTTTTGTACCTTGTCCTATACTCGTAATACCTTCTAAATCTTTATCTTCAAAAACTCTACCATTATGGGAAAACTTTAATTCATTTTGTTTTAATTCAAAACTTACCTCTGTTGCTTGTGCATCTTCTGCATTTTGTAAAAGTTCATAAATGAAATGTGCATTATCTGGATATAGTTCCGTAAGTAAATTATTAATTCCTGCATCAAAATTATTATCTTTTGTACTGTCAACCCATAATTGTCTTTTATTATATAATTCTAATATCTTTTTATTACTCATTTATCATCCCCACAATCCCTAAAATCTCAAAACTACTAGTAATCTCTTTTTTACTTTCTAAATCTTGAACCTTTTTGTCTCTTTGTATTTTTAGATTTTCAATCTCACCAATCCTCATTCTTTTTACATCTTCTTGTAATACTTTTTGTTCAAGTCTTTTTACTTTTTTAATTTGTTTATTAAAATAGTTTTGAATAGAACTGATTTTTATATCGATAAGCCTATTTTGAGCTTCTTTTTCTATTTCTTTTTGTTTTTCAATATTTTTTATAATATATTTAGTAGATTTTGATTTGATATCTTCAAAGTTTATATCTGTTTTATTGTCTGTTTTAGAACAATCATTGATAAAATCAAAGTAATCAAGTTCCTCTATATATGAGAAAGAATTATCAAGAATAATAGTTTTAATATATGACTTAGTTTTTAATTGTTTAAAATCTACTCTATAGATAATTGCAAATCCTGAATGGTATTTACTACTATGTGTGAAAGAGTAAACAGTTTTATGATTTTTGTCTTTTGTGATGATTGACATTATAGGGTTATTTAAATATAGATATAAAGTTTGTAAATTATCATTGTTGTTACTTGTAAATGTTATTTTTAATTCTTTGTATCTGTGTATTTTTTGAAGTAATATTCGCTCTTCTTTATATTTTAGAGGCTCTTTTCTTTTATCGCTCATATTTTGTTTTAGAATATTAAAAAATTGTTTTAGGTTTTCAGATGAAAGCTTTATACTTCCATCTTTTAACTTTAAGAAGTTTATTTCATTGTTTTGAAGATATTTACTTACTATTTGTTTGCTTTGTTCTTGTAGAATATTTACTTTTAATGGCTTTAATAAACTATTTTCTTGTTCTTTATAGTTTAAATCTTCATTTAACATCTTATCAAACTCTTTTGAGTGTTTAGATATCTCTAATTTTTTTCGCTCTAATGCTAGTTCTTTTAGATTTAATTTTTCATCTATCTCTTCTTGAGATAATTTCATTAACTCAGAAATATTAAACTCTTTTTCTAACTCTCCTAATATCGGTTCTAATTCTCCTATTGAACTTTCAAATATATTTAATTTACCATATAATTTATTTAAAATTCTATCTTCAATTGAACCTATGATACAAAGATTAAAGATATGTAATTTATCAAACTTTTGACCAATTCTATCAATTCTACCAATACGTTGTTCAACTCGCATAGGATTCCAAGGTAAATCATAATTAATAACTACATTACAAAACTGCATATCAAGACCTTCACTTCCAACTTCACTTGAAAGTAAAATATCAAAGGAACCATTTTTAAACTCTTTTATTTTTGCAAATCTATCTTCTATTGAGAAATCACCATGTATCTTTCCTACACTGTAACCAAGTTTTTGAAGTTTAATTTCAAGATAATCTAGCGTTTTTTTGAAAAAAGAAAAAACTATCATTTGTTTTATCTTTTGAGATTTTAAGTCTTTTAAAATCTCTTCAAATTTTATGAATTTTGAATCATCTTGACCAATTAATTCACCTTTTATAATGATGTTATCAAGATATTTAATAGCTTCTTTACGAATATCAATATCTTCATGATAATCCTCTAAATCATCTATGTCTTTTATAAATAATTTACCACTTTTTTTAATCTCTTTAAAACTTTCTAAAGAAGCAATCATAGATGAACTAGCCATTCTTTCAGGCATTATTGTTATAAACCCTTGAGGAGTTTCTGGATTTAAAAACTTTACAAACTCTATAACTGCATCATAATAAGCACTTTCTTCTTCTGTTATATTTACAATAATAGAAGAAGCATTTCTTGGAGTTGATAACCCTACATCTTTTTTCTTTGTTCTATTAATAATAAAACTTAAATGATCAGCTTTAATAAGATTATCTATAAATTCTATTTTCTGAATATTTTCAATGTTATTTGAGACTAGAATTTCATTAAAAATAGTTTTTAAGAAAGTTGGATATTTATCATTTTCATTTTCACGTATAAATGTTTTTATATCATATAATGGGGTATTGTTACGAAGAAGTGAAATAAGTTTATGTATCATTGAATTTGGTTTTAACATTTTTTCAAAATAATCATAATCTTTAAAATAATCATTATCTAATAACGATAAAATATTAAATAAATCACTTAATGAGTTTTGAACAGGCGTAGCTGTTAAAAAGATAATATGCTCTGATAATGATGTTATTATTTCAGCACTATCAAATGTCGAAGTATCATTATTTCTCATAGTATGAGCTTCATCCATAATTAAAAAATCAACTTCAAAAAAACTATTATTTAATTTTTTCATAACTCTTTCATCTCTTAGAGTATGGTATGAAATAATGATTTTTTCATGAATTAGTTTTGAATTACTATAATTTTCTACTTCATCTATAAAGTTTATAAATTGGTTTGTTTTATAAATAGTAAAATACTCATCAAATCTTATATTTAATTCTTCTTGCCATTTATATGTAAGAGAAGATGGAACAATAATCAAGGATATTTTTAATTCTTCTCTTTTATCTATTTCTTTGTAAATCATACCAGCTTCAATAGTTTTACCAAGTCCTACTTCATCTGCAATTAGCACTCTATTATTTTCAGAATTTAGAAATTTAACTAAAGGTTTATATTGATGTGGTTCAGGAGTTAATCTATTTGTGTTAAAGGAATATAGTATATCACTTAGAGGATTTCTTATGCAATTAATAAAAATATTTTCTTGTAACTCATTTAAAGATGAAGTCTTGATATTAGATGATAAGAATTCAATTTCATTTTTTAAAACTGTTTTATATTCTCCATCAAGAAGTATTTCACAATATTCATCCAATTCTTCTATTATTATAATATTTTGATTGGTTTGTTTATATATTCCTTTTTTCAATGCAGCTCCTGAATGAAATGATAGAAATATATTATAATTAGATAATCATTGATAAAAATATTTTCTAGAATAAAATAATAACATAAAACATTAATAATTATTAATCTTTTTACTAAACATGAATAAAAAAAGTTATTTTCTTACTATTATTCCCATAATCTAAATTAAGAAAATCTATTTATTAAAAAACGACTAAACTTCCGAATACTCTTTCTTGAGTAATATTTCACCAATTAATAAAACAATAATTTCATCATTCCTTTTAGTATTGTAAATTCTATATCATGAAGTTACTGGAGAGATAATTAAAATTCATACTCAGAATTAGAAGATTCTTAGACAAAACAAGAAATACCACAACCTGTACTTATGGAGTTTGTTTAAAAATTCAACTCTTTTTGGAACAAGGTTTCCATTTGTAAAAAATGCTCCAAATATAAGAGGTTGTTGAACACTCCCGCGACGCTCTTTTTGCGTTCGTTGCAAGCTTCTGTTAGGCTAAAGTTGTATCCCATACTTTTTTTCTCTCTTTTCAAAAGCAAAACTACCGCCTTCTAAAATATTACAAATATCAGCTCTAATCCCTTTATTATCTATTACATTTCCCTCTTCAATCGCACCTGCCTGATAACTAATTACTTCATTGTCATTATTAGCTACGATTACTTGTTCAACATCTGTATTAACAACAAGATTTGCATTATGGGTAACAATGATAACTTGTCTGTACTTTTTAATTTTTCTAAAAAGTGGAACTAATTGTTGCATAATGAATTCATTATCTAAATCATCCTCAGGTTGGTCAAAAACAAAAGGACTACCAAAAGGATCAGTAGCTAGTTTTAATGAAACATAAAATGTACCTCTTTGTCCTACCGAAAGTTTATTTACAGTCTTTCCTTTATATGTAAATATAGCATTAACATATAAATAGTTTTTAATACTATTTGGTGAAAACAAATAGTTATGAAGTTCAAATCTACCACCTTTATTAAAAAATTCTGATTGCCAAAACAAATCTTCTATTTTTTTATTTTCATTATTTATTTTTACTATTTCTTCACCAGTTACTAATTTAAAATAATCTTCCTCTGATTCAACATTAAATGTTTCTTTTAGTCTATCAATAGTACTCTGTGAACCTTTTCCTCGAAACTTACCACTATTTAAACAGTTTTCTAATCCATGATAAAACTTATCAACATCAAATATCACTTGTCCTTGAATTTCAATATCTTGAAGCATTTCTTTTACTAAGTTATTTTGCTCTTCATTCCAATCAGGTTTCTTTTGTTTTAAAGATTGAAATGCCACATCAATATTTAACTTTTTATCTTGCATAAATTTTTCATATTCTAATGATAGTTCACTTCT
It contains:
- a CDS encoding DEAD/DEAH box helicase — translated: MKKGIYKQTNQNIIIIEELDEYCEILLDGEYKTVLKNEIEFLSSNIKTSSLNELQENIFINCIRNPLSDILYSFNTNRLTPEPHQYKPLVKFLNSENNRVLIADEVGLGKTIEAGMIYKEIDKREELKISLIIVPSSLTYKWQEELNIRFDEYFTIYKTNQFINFIDEVENYSNSKLIHEKIIISYHTLRDERVMKKLNNSFFEVDFLIMDEAHTMRNNDTSTFDSAEIITSLSEHIIFLTATPVQNSLSDLFNILSLLDNDYFKDYDYFEKMLKPNSMIHKLISLLRNNTPLYDIKTFIRENENDKYPTFLKTIFNEILVSNNIENIQKIEFIDNLIKADHLSFIINRTKKKDVGLSTPRNASSIIVNITEEESAYYDAVIEFVKFLNPETPQGFITIMPERMASSSMIASLESFKEIKKSGKLFIKDIDDLEDYHEDIDIRKEAIKYLDNIIIKGELIGQDDSKFIKFEEILKDLKSQKIKQMIVFSFFKKTLDYLEIKLQKLGYSVGKIHGDFSIEDRFAKIKEFKNGSFDILLSSEVGSEGLDMQFCNVVINYDLPWNPMRVEQRIGRIDRIGQKFDKLHIFNLCIIGSIEDRILNKLYGKLNIFESSIGELEPILGELEKEFNISELMKLSQEEIDEKLNLKELALERKKLEISKHSKEFDKMLNEDLNYKEQENSLLKPLKVNILQEQSKQIVSKYLQNNEINFLKLKDGSIKLSSENLKQFFNILKQNMSDKRKEPLKYKEERILLQKIHRYKELKITFTSNNNDNLQTLYLYLNNPIMSIITKDKNHKTVYSFTHSSKYHSGFAIIYRVDFKQLKTKSYIKTIILDNSFSYIEELDYFDFINDCSKTDNKTDINFEDIKSKSTKYIIKNIEKQKEIEKEAQNRLIDIKISSIQNYFNKQIKKVKRLEQKVLQEDVKRMRIGEIENLKIQRDKKVQDLESKKEITSSFEILGIVGMINE